GCTCGCCCTGATCCAGGGCGCCCGGCGCATCCTGGAGATCGGCACCCTCGGCGGCTACAGCACCATCTGGCTGGCCCGCGCGCTGCCCGCCGACGGCCGCCTGATCTCCCTGGAGTACAGCGCGCGGCACGCGGAGGTCGCGTGCCGCAACATCGCCCGCGCCGGGCTCGACGCACTCGTCGAGGTACGGGTCGGCCCCGCCCTGGAGTCGCTGCCCAAGCTGACCGACGAGAACCCCGAACCGTTCGACCTGGTCTTCATCGACGCGGACAAGGCCAACAACCCGCACTACGTGGAGTGGGCCCTCAAGCTCACCCGGACCGGCAGCGTCATCGTCGTCGACAACGTCGTACGCGGCGGCCGGGTCGCCGACGCCGACAGCACCGAGCCGGACGTCCGCGGCACCCGGGCCGCCATCGAACTCATCGCCACGCACCCGAAGTTGAGCGGCACCGCGCTCCAGACCGTGGGCAGCAAGGGGTACGACGGCTTCGCGCTGGCCCGGGTGATCGACTGACCCCGCCGCCGGGAGCGGGCGAGCGCGCCCCCCTCAGGCCTCGTGGTAGAAGCCCACGTTGACACTGCGGGGGGCCGTGCGGTCGAGGATGACGAGTTCGCCGGAGCTGCCGTGCGGGAGCTTCGCCGTGCCGCCGTACGGCAGGGGCGAGGGCTGGTGGCCGAGCAGGGTCAGCCGTACCTCGGAGGAGGGGTCGGCGTGCGAGCCGCGCAGCCAGGTGACCTGCCAGCTCCCGTCGGGGGCGCACAGGAACTCCAGGTGCACCCGGGAGACGAAGAGCCAGTCGTCGGGTGTCGCGAGCCGGCACACCGCCCGATCGCGGCCCACCCGGAGCACGCCGCCCGGCTCGCTGGGCGCGTCGGCCATCTGCATGCCGGCCGTCGCCCCGGCGTCCGCCTCGGAGACCGAGGCCATGGTGAGTTCGAGCACGTACCGCTCCTAACGGGTCAAACTCCAATTGTCGCTGCGCACGGCGCGTTTGGCGCGCCGCCGCCGCATGATAAATCGCCGGATCGTCCTGTTGTGCGGGCTCCGGCACAATGGACGCATGACCGAGCGCAAGCCCCCCGGTGTCAGCTTCGAGTCCTTCGTCGACAAACAGATCCGCGACGCCGAGGCGCGCGGTGACTTCAAGACCCTCCCCGGCGTCGGCCGGCCCCTGGAGGGCGACGACACCACGTACGACGAACTGTGGTGGATCAAAAGGAAGATGGCCCGCGAGGGCCTGTCCGTCCTGCCCCCGACGCTGGCCCTGCGCAAGGAGGCCGAGGACGCCCTCGCGGCGGCCGCCGAGGCCCCTTCCGAACGCGTCGTCCGCAAGATCGTCACCGAGATCAACGCCAAGATCCGCGACATGATGTTCAAGCCCCCACCGGGACCACCCCTCGGCCTGAAGCCGTACGACGTGGAAGAGGTCGTACGCGAGTGGCACGAGCGCCGGGAGGGACGGCAGCGCCAGGAGGGGTGAACCCGCCGCCCGGCCGCCCGGTACCGGCGCGGTCGACCCGCTCCCCCGCGGCCCCCGGCGTCCCTATGCTGTGGGGCATCGGGGGAAGGGGTGCGTGTGGACGCTGCTGCCGTGGGTGCTCGCCTGGCGTCGAGCGTGGTCGCTCCCCTGGTCAGGAAACTCTTCGCCCAGCCTGGCGGCGGCGCCGGGCTCGTCTCGCAGCCGGTGAAGGTCTCGGGCCTGGTGTCCTTCCGCGGCGAGAAGCGGATCCTCGGCGAGCGGGAGCTGCAGAAGGTCGCCACGGAGCTGGTCGCGCGGGCTGTCGGGTCGGCCGGCCCGGTCGAGCGGCCCATCGCGGTCGACGAGGAGGAGGCCGTCGCCACGGCGCTGGCCCGGACGCTGGCCGCGCTCGGCGATCTGGAGATGGACGACGTCCAGGCGGTGCAGCTCGGTCACCGGGCACTGGCCAGACGGCTGCGCGACGCGGACCCCCGGGTGACCTTCGACCTGTCCGACGACGCCGCCCGGCTGCACGACACCCTGGTGGACGTCGCCTGCCTGCACATCCTGCACTTCTTCACCCAGCGCTCGACCTTCGTCGCCCGCACCCTGGTGAGCCAGAGCAGCCAACTCGCCGAAGCCATCACCAGGATCGACCTCCTGCTGGAGCGCACCCCGTCACGGATCGGCGAGGACGCCGCCTTCGAGGCGCGCTACGCGACGTACGTCATCGAGAAGTACGGCACGCTCACGATCTACGGCATCGACTTCACCAACTCCCCGGCCCAGTGGCCGCTGGACACGGCCTACCTCAGCCTGGAGCTGGGCGTCGGCGAGGGCACCCGCCAGCTACCGATCCGCGCCGACCACGTCCTGGACGGGCGCACCCCCCGCCCCAGACGTGAGACCGCGCCCCGGGGCACGACCCGGGGCGCGGTCTCGGCGTGTGCCGCCGTCGCCGTCAGAGGCGCAGCAGCCGTTCGGTCAGCTCGCGGTAGTCGCGCAGGGCGAGGCGGAGCTGTTCGGTGTCGGTGGCGGTGGCGCGGTCGTCGGCCGTGGTCTCCCAGGAGGAGCGGAGGGTACGGCGCCGCTGGGTCATCGCGTCGGTGAAGCGGGCGGTGACCTCTTCCAGGACGTGGTCGGCCTCCTCGACGGCGGACCGGGGCCCGTCGACGAACCCGCCGACCGCGTGCTGCATCCGCAGCGTCAGCTTGTCGCTCTCGTCATGCGGCAGCAGAGATGATCCGGCGGCTCCGGCGGACCGGGAGCCGGTCCCGTCGGAAGCCCGGGTGGCGTTCTCGCCCCGGCCCCGGCCGGGCTCGTCGCGGACGCCCATCGTCTTGTGCTCGGTACGGCCGCCGGTGCCGCCCTCGTCGAGGTCGTGGCCGGCCACCAGCGGGGCCCCGGTGCCGGTCCCGCCCGCCGAGCCGGTCGCGTCCGCCGCGCGGGTGCCCCCGGCGACGCCGCTCGCCCGCGTGCCGTCCCGCCTCGCGTCGGCTTCCCGCGTGTCACGCGGACCGCGTTCGCCGATGCCCTCGCGCCTCGTCACGTCGTCAGTCATCCCCCTCAACTCCCTTTCGCGTGGCGCCTGGCCGGCGCCCATGGCAGATGGGACCGGTGGCGGCCGTCGGCAGCCGCACCGTCGCGCCCGTCGCGTCGCGCCGAGCCGTCGCGGTGGGCGTGGCCCGCGGCACCGGCCGAGGCGTCACGGTCCGCCCGCGCGTCCCGGCGGTTCGGTGTCACCAGGTCCTCGAACAGGGCGCGGGCCTCGATCATGGCCTCGCGCAGGTCCTCGGTGCCGGTGCCGGGACCGGGAGCGACGCCGTCGGCGCCGCCCATCCCCGTGCGGCCCTGCGCGGTGTCGCCGCTGGTGTGCGCCGCGAGGTGCACCCGGCGGTAGCCGTGCACATGGTGGGCGTGGTGGACGGAGAGCGCCTCCAGCTGGGTCTCGTAGCGGCTCCCGTCCGGGAAGCCACGGGCCGCGGCCACCTCGGAGAGCAGCCGGTCCGCCTCGGCGACCGCCTCACGGGGCGAGTCGACGAAGCGCTCCTGGGCGGCGGCCCAGCGCGACTCGTACCGTTCGCGCTCGGCGCTCGACAGCGGCCGCTTCTCCAGCGAGCCGTGCCGCTTCACCCGCTCCGCGAGTTCCCGGGCGGCGGCCCGCTCGTCGCCGTCGTGGCGGGCCACGGTCCGGTCGTACTCCGGTCCGAAACGCCGCTTCAGCGAGCCCCCGCCACCCGCGCTCCTCCGGGCGCGCAGGGCCAGGACTGCGGCCACGACGACCACGACCGCCACGATCACGATCAAAGCGATGATCAATCCTGTGGACATGAATGCCTTCCAGAGTCCTCGGCCCGGGCGTCTCGCCCCGTCGGGCCGTTTCGC
This genomic stretch from Streptomyces deccanensis harbors:
- a CDS encoding FHA domain-containing protein; amino-acid sequence: MLELTMASVSEADAGATAGMQMADAPSEPGGVLRVGRDRAVCRLATPDDWLFVSRVHLEFLCAPDGSWQVTWLRGSHADPSSEVRLTLLGHQPSPLPYGGTAKLPHGSSGELVILDRTAPRSVNVGFYHEA
- a CDS encoding DUF1992 domain-containing protein translates to MTERKPPGVSFESFVDKQIRDAEARGDFKTLPGVGRPLEGDDTTYDELWWIKRKMAREGLSVLPPTLALRKEAEDALAAAAEAPSERVVRKIVTEINAKIRDMMFKPPPGPPLGLKPYDVEEVVREWHERREGRQRQEG
- a CDS encoding O-methyltransferase, with product MSESRTWDDVDAYFSTHLAPNDEALAAALRDNEAAGLPAIDVAANQGKFLHLLALIQGARRILEIGTLGGYSTIWLARALPADGRLISLEYSARHAEVACRNIARAGLDALVEVRVGPALESLPKLTDENPEPFDLVFIDADKANNPHYVEWALKLTRTGSVIVVDNVVRGGRVADADSTEPDVRGTRAAIELIATHPKLSGTALQTVGSKGYDGFALARVID